A part of Antechinus flavipes isolate AdamAnt ecotype Samford, QLD, Australia chromosome 6, AdamAnt_v2, whole genome shotgun sequence genomic DNA contains:
- the LOC127540857 gene encoding olfactory receptor 9Q1-like — protein MAIGNGTIVKEFILLGFTNHPELESLLLLVFLAFYLMMLLGNLGMITLIWTNPGLHTPMYFLLRQLAFLDVCFSTTVLPQLLVTLVSGRVVVSYGQCATQFFMFTFFGSTDCYLLALMAYDRYVAVCQPLLYVTIMTPKRRLKLVTGAYIGGLANAILRTSCTFSLSFCGDNQIDFIFCDLPPLLELSCGDTFLQELLILLFACFVILVSLVMILISYLFIIRAILQIQSAGGRAKTFSTCASHMTAVGLFFGTLAFMYVRNRSGKSLEEDKVVSVFYTVVIPMLNPLIYSLRNKEVKEALKKTFSRLKLS, from the coding sequence ATGGCTATTGGAAATGGCACCATTGTAAAGGAGTTCATCCTGCTTGGTTTCACCAACCATCCTGAGCTAGAGTCTCTTCTGCTCTTAGTGTTTCTGGCTTTCTACCTCATGATGCTGTTGGGTAACCTGGGCATGATCACCCTGATCTGGACTAATCCTGGACTCCACACGCCCATGTACTTCCTGCTCAGACAATTGGCTTTCCTGGATGTCTGTTTCTCCACCACGGTGTTACCTCAGCTCTTAGTGACCTTAGTCTCTGGCAGAGTGGTGGTATCTTATGGGCAATGTGCTACCCAATTCTTCATGTTCACTTTCTTTGGCTCCACTGATTGCTACCTCTTGGCTCTCATGGCATACGACCGCTACGTGGCTGTGTGTCAGCCTCTGCTCTATGTCACCATCATGACCCCCAAGAGAAGGTTGAAGTTGGTGACCGGGGCCTACATTGGGGGCTTGGCTAATGCTATTTTAAGAACCAGCTGTACATTTTCACTCTCCTTCTGTGGTGACAATCAGATTGACTTTATTTTCTGTGACCTCCCACCCCTGCTAGAGCTCTCCTGTGGGGACACTTTCCTCCAAGAACTCTTGATTCTGCTATTTGCTTGTTTTGTGATCCTGGTCAGTCTGGTCATGATCTTGATCTCCTATTTGTTCATCATCAGAGCCATCCTACAGATCCAGTCTGCTGGTGGGAGGGCCAAGACCTTTTCCACTTGTGCCTCCCACATGACTGCTGTTGGGCTCTTCTTTGGGACTCTTGCGTTCATGTACGTACGCAACAGGTCGGGAAAATCCCTAGAAGAGGACAAGGTTGTATCTGTGTTTTACACTGTAGTGATTCCCATGTTAAACCCTCTCATCTATAGCCTGAGGAACAAGGAGGTGAAAGAGGCCCTGAAGAAAACTTTTAGTAGGCTTAAGTTATCTTAA